From a region of the Impatiens glandulifera chromosome 4, dImpGla2.1, whole genome shotgun sequence genome:
- the LOC124936867 gene encoding uncharacterized protein LOC124936867, translated as MQALKGNWIGQTIVQAKYNDSGERRSRIRRSKEERKAMVESFIKKHQVLNSGSFPSLNLTHKEVGGSFYTVREIIREIIQENKVLGPAKLTEGMNQENILEHYPFGSIAIQPELDSFSLDAAENELHKKPNYAYNLSEEHPFNTNLEFDESERWMPAANENISTSSLLMEKHADEKEVNESLEMENILEVSVISEDEANVRESLTMTMDTQVGKNLEKLGAELEDKELEVVVGSGSLLMEKHADEKEVYESLEMENILEVSVISEDEANVRESLTMAMDTQVGKNLEKLGAELEDKELEVVVGSGSLLMEKHADEKEVYEISEMENILEVSVISEDEANARASLTMTMDSQVGKKLEKLGAELEDKELEAVGGSEESSKDGVNILTKEKNFAELVDFEAEVNRRAIEENVLEVRAAKMTSIASDLNVETFPVPVSKTVYERNDITVTPEQDCDEDDEMSFTKSPIPPQDEDTHLEDKNRVHESEEAHLGISNGYAARNDHLVESSSIADHEAKSALHVEIKPISGSDGLNTQTNRSSHEQPFLNEAVNNPQSSYQKITHGEEKENIPTLDRINLESWKGPSKKSPVQLINAPLVFLKAIITTFIKFWTE; from the exons ATGCAGGCCCTTAAGGGTAATTGGATAGGCCAGACAATTGTCCAAGCTAAGTACAATGATTCTGGGGAGAGAAGATCAAGGATTCGTCGCTCGAAAGAGGAGAGGAAAGCAATGGTTGAATCTTTCATAAAGAA ACACCAGGTATTAAACAGCGGAAGCTTCCCATCACTTAATCTTACACACAAGGAAGTCGGTGGATCTTTCTACACTGTACGCGAAATTATCCGCGAAATAATCCAAGAAAACAAGGTCTTGGGTCCTGCAAAGCTTACTGAAGGGATGAACCAAGAAAATATCTTGGAACACTATCCATTTGGTTCAATTGCAATTCAACCCGAACTCGATTCCTTTTCACTAGATGCAGCAGAAAATGAACTTCACAAGAAACCCAACTATGCCTATAATTTGAGTGAAGAACATCCTTTCAATACCAATCTTGAGTTTGATGAATCTGAACGTTGGATGCCTGCTGCCAATGAGAATATAAGTACAAGCAGTCTCTTAATGGAGAAACATGCAGATGAAAAAGAAGTAAATGAAAGTTTGgaaatggaaaatattttagagGTATCAGTAATCTCAGAAGATGAAGCAAATGTGAGGGAAAGCTTGACTATGACGATGGATACACAAGTTGGAAAAAATTTGGAGAAATTAGGAGCTGAATTAGAGGATAAAGAATTAGAAGTTGTAGTAGGATCAGGCAGTCTCTTAATGGAGAAACATGCAGATGAAAAAGAAGTATATGAAAGTTTGgaaatggaaaatattttagagGTATCAGTAATCTCAGAAGATGAAGCAAATGTGAGGGAAAGCTTGACTATGGCGATGGATACACAAGTTGGAAAAAATTTGGAGAAATTAGGAGCTGAATTAGAGGATAAAGAATTAGAAGTTGTAGTAGGATCAGGCAGTCTCTTAATGGAGAAACATGCAGATGAAAAAGAAGTATATGAAATTTCGgaaatggaaaatattttagagGTATCAGTAATCTCAGAAGATGAAGCAAATGCGAGGGCAAGCTTGACTATGACGATGGATTCACAAGTTGGAAAAAAATTGGAGAAATTAGGAGCTGAATTAGAGGATAAAGAATTAGAAGCTGTAGGAGGATCAGAAGAATCTTCCAAAGATGGAGTAAATATCTTgacaaaagaaaagaatttTGCAGAATTAGTTGACTTTGAAGCTGAAGTAAACAGAAGAGCAATAGAGGAAAATGTATTAGAAGTAAGGGCAGCTAAAATGACTTCAATTGCTTCAGATTTAAATGTGGAGACATTTCCTGTGCCGGTTTCAAAGACAGTATATGAAAGAAATGACATTACTGTTACTCCAGAACAAGATTgcgatgaagatgatgaaatgagcTTTACAAAAAGTCCAATACCACCACAGGATGAGGACACTCATTTGGAAGATAAGAATAGAGTGCATGAAAGTGAGGAGGCACATCTGGGAATTTCAAATGGATATGCAGCGAGAAACGATCATTTGGTTGAAAGTAGCAGTATAGCTGACCACGAAGCTAAAAGTGCCTTGCATGTTGAGATTAAG CCTATTAGTGGTTCAGATGGATTGAACACTCAGACTAATAGAAGTTCTCATGAGCAGCCATTCTTAAATGAAGCAGTCAACAACCCTCAAAGCAGTTACCAAAAGATAACACATGGTGAAGAGAAAGAAAACATTCCAACACTAGACAGAATCAATCT TGAATCATGGAAAGGACCGTCCAAGAAATCTCCTGTTCAACTAATTAATGCACCTTTGGTGTTTCTGAAGGCAATTATCACAACCTTTATAAAGTTTTGGACGGAATAA